In Bryobacteraceae bacterium, the following proteins share a genomic window:
- a CDS encoding AAA family ATPase, whose protein sequence is MSTLSGVRTSFAPPSPQSIEELGIPESLVLDLVLRRLLIEGFSTLTSLGRALRLSIPIVQKAFTQLRSQQLVEVKGMVGNDYSFVLSQSGKNLASDRFQISQYAGAAPVSLKEYAAATRTQSARVQIDRKALKNAMSDLVINDAMLDALGPALISQSSIFLYGPSGNGKTSIAERMLRVYQDAVLIPYAVEVDNQVISVYDPVVHQRIEMDSPEVDPRWLLCRRPCIVVGGELIPSMLELRLDDTSGIYAAPLQMKANNGIFIIDDFGRQLMSPRDLLNRWIVPLDRRVDYLTLRYGVKFQIPFELMVVFSTNLDPSDLADEAFLRRIHNKILIDAVDAQSFDQIFQRVVSARRVPTEKDSAEYLRALCSLGGRRELRACYPMDICNILVSISEYERRPVRMTREDLERAVDLYFAKSKEFAVGT, encoded by the coding sequence ATGTCCACCCTGTCAGGTGTCCGTACATCGTTTGCTCCGCCGTCGCCGCAGAGCATTGAAGAACTGGGAATCCCCGAGTCGCTGGTTCTGGACCTGGTCCTGCGCCGGCTGCTGATTGAAGGTTTCAGCACGCTAACCAGTCTTGGCCGGGCGCTGCGACTGTCGATTCCGATCGTGCAGAAGGCGTTCACTCAACTGCGTTCGCAGCAGTTGGTGGAAGTGAAGGGCATGGTCGGGAACGACTATTCCTTCGTGCTGTCGCAAAGCGGGAAGAACCTCGCGTCGGACCGCTTTCAGATCTCGCAGTACGCCGGCGCCGCGCCGGTGTCGCTGAAGGAATACGCGGCGGCGACACGGACGCAGTCGGCGCGCGTTCAGATCGATCGGAAGGCGCTCAAGAACGCGATGTCCGATCTCGTGATCAATGACGCCATGCTCGACGCGCTCGGGCCGGCGCTGATCTCACAGAGCTCAATCTTTCTCTACGGGCCGTCGGGGAACGGAAAGACGTCGATCGCCGAGCGCATGCTGCGCGTCTACCAGGACGCCGTGCTGATTCCGTACGCGGTGGAAGTGGATAACCAGGTGATCAGCGTGTACGATCCCGTGGTGCACCAGCGGATCGAAATGGACAGTCCGGAAGTGGACCCGCGGTGGCTGCTGTGCCGGCGTCCCTGCATCGTGGTGGGCGGCGAGCTGATCCCCAGCATGCTCGAATTGCGGCTGGACGATACGTCCGGCATCTACGCCGCGCCGCTGCAAATGAAAGCGAACAACGGCATCTTCATCATCGACGACTTTGGCCGCCAGTTGATGTCGCCGCGCGACCTGCTCAACCGCTGGATCGTTCCGCTCGACCGGCGCGTGGACTACCTCACGCTACGCTACGGCGTGAAATTCCAGATCCCGTTCGAGCTGATGGTGGTGTTCTCCACCAACCTCGACCCGAGCGATCTCGCCGACGAAGCGTTCCTTCGCCGCATTCACAACAAGATTCTCATCGACGCCGTCGACGCGCAGTCGTTCGACCAGATCTTCCAGCGCGTGGTTTCGGCGCGGCGGGTGCCCACCGAAAAAGACAGCGCCGAGTATCTGCGGGCGTTGTGTTCGCTCGGCGGGCGGCGCGAACTACGCGCCTGCTATCCGATGGATATCTGTAACATCCTGGTTTCGATCAGCGAGTATGAACGGCGCCCGGTGCGGATGACGCGCGAAGACCTGGAGCGCGCCGTGGACCTCTACTTCGCCAAGAGCAAGGAGTTCGCGGTCGGCACCTAG